In the Arachis ipaensis cultivar K30076 chromosome B10, Araip1.1, whole genome shotgun sequence genome, one interval contains:
- the LOC107623447 gene encoding ATP synthase subunit gamma, mitochondrial, with the protein MAMAALRREGRRFATPLLSSPIRSSLISHSQEQAPNGVRSISTQVVRNRMKSVKNIQKITKAMKMVAASKLRAIQTRAENSRGLWQPFTALLGDSPSVNVKKSVIVTISSDKGLCGGINSTSVKISRILHKLSSGPEKETKYVILGEKAKAQLIRDSKNDISLSITELQKNPLNYSQVSVLADDILKNVEFDALRIVFNKFHSVVQFMPTVSTVLSPEIVEREAEAGGKLGELDSYEIEGAETKGEVLQNLAEFQFSCILFNGVLENACSEQGARMSAMDSSSRNAGDMLDRLTLTYNRTRQASITTELIEIISGASALEG; encoded by the exons ATGGCCATGGCTGCTCTCCGTCGTGAAGGGAGGCGATTCGCCACCCCACTCCTCTCTTCTCCTATCCGCTCCTCTCTCATCTCTCACTCTCA AGAACAAGCTCCCAATGGAGTGCGCTCTATTTCGACTCAAGTTG TGAGAAACAGGATGAAGAGTGTTAAGAATATCCAGAAGATCACAAAGGCAATGAAGATGGTTGCAGCCTCTAAGCTTAGAGCTATTCAAACCAGAGCCGAAAACTCCCGTGGTCTCTGGCAACCATTCACTGCCCTTCTGGGTGACTCTCCCA GTGTTAATGTCAAGAAGAGTGTTATTGTTACCATTTCTTCAGACAAAGGTCTTTGTGGTGGTATCAATTCCACATCTGTCAAGATAAGCAGGATTTTGCACAAATTGAGCTCTG GGCCTGAGAAAGAGACAAAGTATGTCATATTGGGTGAGAAGGCTAAGGCTCAATTGATACGTGATTCCAAGAATGACATTAGTCTCAGCATAACTGAGCTGCAGAAGAACCCCCTGAACTATTCTCAG GTTTCAGTCTTGGCAGATGACATCCTAAAGAATGTGGAGTTTGATGCCTTAAGGATTGTGTTCAACAAGTTCCATTCAGTTGTCCAATTTATGCCAACTGTGTCAACTGTGCTCTCTCCTGAG ATTGTGGAGAGAGAGGCTGAAGCTGGGGGAAAGCTTGGGGAGCTAGACTCTTATGAAATTGAAGGTGCCGAGACAAAAGGAGAAGTTCTTCAGAATCTGGCTGAGTTCCAGTTTTCTTGT ATATTGTTCAATGGGGTGTTGGAGAATGCTTGCAGTGAACAAGGAGCAAGAATGTCTGCCATGGACAGCTCTAGCAGGAACGCCGGAGATATGCTCGACCGACTCACTCTCACCTACAACAG AACTCGTCAAGCATCAATCACCACTGAATTGATTGAGATTATATCTGGAGCTTCAGCACTGGAAGGTTAA